In Rubrivirga marina, the following are encoded in one genomic region:
- a CDS encoding glycosyltransferase family 4 protein, which yields MPPLRIALFTGNYNHVEDGVSRTLGRLVGHLLDQGHDVLVFGPTIDDALDQPGRFVAVPSVAAPGRPEYRVSTRFPAEARREATRFAPHVVHIATPDVLGHKALRWARALGIPVVSTYHTHFASYLDYYHLGLAEKALWGALRRFYDRCDEVYVPTPTMRDALVEHGIASTIRLWPRGIELDRFFPDARSTEWRQSHGFAPDEVVVSFVSRLVKEKGLDVFEETVRALQREGRPVRALVVGEGPERASLEAELPDAVFTGHLSGDELSTAYASSDVFLFPSETETFGNVTLEAMASGLGVVAADAAGTASLIDPGRTGLLCPPRDRDAFLNATRHLVDDEDLRHRLGAAAREAARRYNWPDVLGRMETYYRDVADPAFMGGSGANGG from the coding sequence GTGCCGCCCCTCCGCATCGCCCTGTTCACGGGCAACTACAACCACGTCGAAGACGGCGTCTCCCGAACGCTCGGCCGCCTCGTCGGCCACCTTCTGGATCAGGGCCACGACGTGCTGGTGTTCGGCCCGACCATCGACGACGCGCTCGATCAGCCCGGCCGGTTCGTCGCGGTTCCGTCGGTCGCGGCGCCGGGCCGCCCCGAGTACCGCGTGAGCACTCGGTTTCCTGCCGAGGCGCGGCGTGAGGCGACCCGGTTCGCCCCTCACGTCGTCCACATCGCGACGCCGGACGTGTTGGGACACAAGGCCTTGCGCTGGGCACGCGCCCTCGGCATCCCCGTCGTCTCGACCTACCACACCCACTTCGCCTCCTACCTCGATTACTATCACCTCGGGCTAGCCGAGAAGGCTCTCTGGGGGGCGCTCCGTCGGTTTTACGACCGCTGCGACGAAGTCTACGTACCGACGCCTACAATGCGTGACGCTCTGGTCGAGCATGGCATTGCGTCTACGATCCGCCTGTGGCCACGCGGTATTGAGCTCGACCGATTCTTTCCTGACGCACGCTCGACCGAATGGCGTCAGTCGCATGGGTTCGCACCCGATGAGGTCGTGGTCTCATTCGTCAGTCGGCTGGTCAAGGAGAAAGGCCTGGACGTGTTTGAGGAGACCGTCCGTGCCCTGCAGCGGGAAGGACGCCCCGTCCGAGCACTCGTCGTCGGTGAGGGGCCAGAGCGGGCATCACTCGAGGCCGAACTGCCCGATGCCGTGTTCACTGGCCACCTCTCAGGCGACGAGCTCTCCACGGCCTACGCATCCTCCGACGTCTTCCTTTTTCCGAGTGAGACCGAGACGTTCGGAAACGTGACGCTGGAGGCCATGGCCTCCGGACTCGGCGTCGTCGCGGCCGACGCCGCCGGCACCGCCAGCCTCATCGACCCCGGCCGGACCGGCCTTCTCTGCCCGCCCCGAGACCGGGACGCGTTCCTCAATGCGACCCGTCACCTCGTCGACGATGAGGATCTCCGTCACCGCCTCGGCGCGGCTGCGCGCGAGGCCGCCCGGCGCTACAACTGGCCCGACGTGCTGGGTCGAATGGAGACGTACTACCGAGACGTGGCAGATCCCGCTTTCATGGGCGGAAGCGGCGCAAATGGAGGCTAA
- a CDS encoding efflux RND transporter permease subunit: MVFSRLRVIPRWTVAHPLAVVLLAFTLAGLGLWKATELRIDTDIVTLLPSEYTSVQAIKRLQETVGAETTVDIAIHSPSFERNVAFGQALVDSALDMERADGDGPYFTRADFRRDVRFVSENALYFATFEELDRLETFLRSQAQQVRSATDPLQMDLFNATAASAQMARQEEGDRLRADLAQLALTEYFLSPDSTTLVVKLYPTGSQTNIGFVERLYADLDAQIAALEPERYHPDMEVTAAGRLLRQTIEVQSITSDVQNSFGAGVLSVVLAVVLYFLYKSIQARTGGRLVWSVVGSELLRTPVTAILLTVPLLVSLSWAGGVAAVTFGTLNLMTSTLGLVLFGLGIDYGIHFYARYAEERGTGKGVADAVEETFVSTGQGIAVSALTTAFALFVLQLADFRGFSEFGLIGGLGILFAVISMLTVLPALLSIAERTGALNLRLRGEASRVELDPRFPFSRTIVVGCIALTVVCALAIPKVSFEYNFSNLEPEYDEYYRRAQALEPVFGQSERRNPAYILLDSPESVQAVTEAVETLAEQDSLILAVESLQERFPTDSVGASIKLQRLADIREVLDDPFLRADTTGQIERLRRAASATEPIPLDSVPPFLTRPFTTQSGEIGDFVIVFPRGNMADGRRSIRFAELIGQVTTPEGSAYYAASTQLVAADMLRLMQEESPLMVGVTFLLVFVLVFLSFRSAKWTFVAVVPLLVGLVWMLGIMVLFGVQLTFYNLVVLPTVLGIGNDGGVHLTHRYREEGRGSIRRVLRSTGEHVTMGAVTNLVGFGGLLLSSHPGLRSIGVLAVVGIGATLAATLVFYPALLQVLEDNRWLDRRRRRRRRYDLGDPDAILHPTFKLHPGGEQSMGS, encoded by the coding sequence GTGGTATTCAGCCGCCTCCGCGTCATTCCTCGATGGACCGTCGCCCATCCGCTGGCGGTCGTGCTTCTGGCGTTCACGCTGGCTGGACTGGGCCTGTGGAAAGCCACGGAGCTACGGATCGATACCGACATCGTGACCCTGCTCCCGTCGGAGTACACGAGTGTTCAAGCAATCAAGCGACTCCAGGAGACGGTCGGCGCCGAAACGACGGTCGACATCGCCATTCACAGTCCGTCGTTTGAGAGGAACGTCGCGTTTGGGCAGGCGCTCGTCGACTCGGCCCTCGACATGGAGCGCGCGGACGGGGACGGGCCCTACTTCACCCGGGCGGACTTCCGACGAGACGTCCGATTCGTCTCTGAGAACGCACTCTATTTCGCCACATTCGAAGAGCTCGACCGGCTCGAGACGTTCCTTCGGAGCCAGGCTCAGCAGGTGCGGTCCGCGACGGACCCACTTCAGATGGACCTCTTCAATGCGACGGCTGCCAGCGCGCAGATGGCGCGGCAGGAAGAGGGGGACCGTCTCCGCGCCGACCTCGCTCAACTGGCGCTCACGGAGTACTTCCTGAGCCCTGACTCGACGACACTCGTCGTCAAGCTCTACCCGACCGGGTCGCAAACGAACATCGGCTTTGTCGAACGTCTGTACGCCGACCTCGACGCTCAGATCGCGGCGCTCGAGCCTGAGCGGTACCACCCCGACATGGAAGTCACGGCCGCTGGTCGGCTGCTGCGTCAGACCATTGAGGTCCAGTCGATCACGAGCGACGTCCAGAACTCGTTCGGGGCCGGCGTGCTGTCCGTGGTGCTGGCCGTCGTGCTGTACTTCCTCTACAAGTCCATCCAAGCGCGGACGGGCGGACGGCTCGTGTGGAGCGTCGTCGGGAGTGAACTCCTCCGGACGCCCGTCACGGCGATCCTACTGACGGTCCCGTTGCTCGTGAGCCTGTCGTGGGCGGGCGGCGTCGCGGCAGTCACCTTCGGGACGCTCAACCTCATGACGTCGACGCTCGGGCTCGTCCTGTTCGGTCTCGGCATCGACTATGGGATCCACTTCTACGCCCGTTACGCAGAAGAGCGGGGCACCGGGAAGGGCGTGGCTGACGCTGTCGAAGAGACGTTCGTGAGCACCGGTCAGGGCATCGCGGTGTCCGCGCTCACGACGGCGTTCGCTCTCTTCGTGCTCCAACTCGCTGATTTCCGCGGGTTCAGCGAGTTCGGGCTGATCGGCGGCCTCGGCATCCTGTTCGCCGTGATCTCGATGCTGACCGTCCTCCCGGCGCTTCTCAGCATCGCAGAGCGGACGGGAGCGCTGAACCTTCGGCTACGCGGCGAGGCCTCGCGCGTCGAACTCGACCCCCGATTCCCGTTTTCACGGACGATCGTGGTCGGCTGCATCGCGTTGACCGTGGTTTGCGCCCTCGCCATCCCCAAGGTCTCGTTCGAGTACAACTTCTCGAACCTGGAGCCCGAGTACGACGAATACTACCGACGAGCGCAGGCGCTCGAACCGGTCTTTGGACAGAGTGAGCGGCGGAACCCTGCGTACATCTTGCTCGACTCGCCGGAGAGCGTCCAGGCTGTCACCGAGGCGGTCGAAACGCTCGCCGAGCAGGACTCGCTGATCCTGGCGGTCGAGAGCTTGCAGGAGCGGTTCCCGACCGATAGCGTGGGGGCGTCGATCAAGCTCCAGCGACTGGCGGACATCCGGGAGGTGCTCGACGATCCTTTCCTTCGAGCCGACACGACGGGCCAGATCGAACGGCTTCGGCGGGCCGCCTCGGCGACGGAGCCGATCCCTCTCGACAGCGTCCCGCCTTTCCTAACGCGCCCGTTCACCACGCAGAGCGGAGAGATCGGAGACTTCGTGATCGTCTTCCCCCGTGGCAACATGGCCGATGGGCGTCGCTCGATTCGATTCGCAGAACTCATCGGTCAGGTCACCACTCCGGAGGGGAGCGCCTACTACGCGGCGTCGACCCAACTCGTCGCGGCCGACATGCTCCGGCTGATGCAGGAGGAGAGCCCGCTCATGGTCGGGGTAACGTTCTTGCTCGTGTTCGTCCTCGTCTTCCTCTCATTCCGGTCTGCCAAGTGGACGTTCGTGGCCGTGGTGCCTCTCCTCGTAGGCCTCGTGTGGATGCTCGGCATCATGGTGCTGTTTGGCGTCCAGCTCACATTCTACAACCTCGTCGTCTTGCCGACCGTCCTCGGCATCGGCAATGACGGCGGCGTCCACCTGACGCATCGGTACCGGGAAGAGGGGAGAGGCTCGATTCGCCGCGTGCTCCGATCGACGGGCGAGCACGTGACGATGGGGGCCGTCACGAATCTCGTCGGATTCGGCGGGCTCCTGTTGTCGTCACACCCGGGCCTCCGGTCGATCGGCGTCCTCGCTGTCGTTGGCATCGGGGCCACGTTGGCGGCGACGCTCGTGTTCTACCCCGCGCTTCTTCAGGTGCTCGAGGATAACCGGTGGCTCGACCGGCGCCGACGGCGGCGGCGGCGGTATGACCTTGGAGATCCCGATGCGATCCTTCATCCGACGTTCAAACTCCATCCAGGGGGTGAGCAGTCGATGGGGAGCTAA